A genomic segment from Chanos chanos chromosome 2, fChaCha1.1, whole genome shotgun sequence encodes:
- the LOC115804806 gene encoding dual oxidase maturation factor 1-like produces the protein MTFYDDIYPFYPSQRTPFIFSTSLLTIILVFLVLAVSFLLILPGIRGKSRLFWMFRIITSLFIGVVIVALNFTSDWAEASLKANATYKSFSSAEVNAEVGLHVGLYGINITLRGNPVEQLNETIDYNEMFQWSSQIDEEYSDALEKGLPNPILYIAEKFTLNNPCGLIYQYRYSGRYASATLWTAFCCWLVANILFSMPVILYAGYMMFVTGVFIFLSMASFSTIYNLPQCHFTIGAEPLESNFSHSFWLALATGFLCALIGILVVLMDCLMPEKMKEVFSIGVDGCEDENYEGESYFNTNLVETVTLDGVIISKESTKVDNQTKL, from the exons ATGACTTTCTACGATGACATTTACCCATTCTACCCATCACAAAGAACCCCCTTCATCTTCAGCACCAGCTTGCTCACGATCATTCTGGTCTTTTTGGTGCTGGCCGTTAGCTTTCTCCTTATTCTGCCAGGAATTCGAGGCAAATCG AGACTGTTCTGGATGTTTAGGATAATTACCAGTTTATTTATTGGAGTAGTTATAGTAG caCTAAACTTCACAAGTGACTGGGCAGAGGCCAGTTTGAAGGCAAATGCTACCTACAAGTCCTTCAGCAGTGCGGAAGTGAATGCAGAGGTTGGCCTGCATGTGGGTCTATATGGAATTAACATAACGCTAAGGG GAAACCCTGTGGAGCAGCTCAATGAAACCATAGATTATAATGAGATGTTCCAGTGGTCGAGCCAGATTGATGAAGAGTACTCTGATGCACTGGAGAAAGGCTTGCCCAACCCCATCCTGTATATTGCAGAGAAATTCACTTTAAACAACCCATGTGGCCTCATATACCAGTACAGATACTCTGGTCGATATGCTTCAGCAACCCTCTG gacAGCATTTTGCTGTTGGCTGGTTGCTAATATTCTGTTCTCGATGCCAGTTATCCTTTATGCTGGGTACATGATGTTTGTCACAGGCGTGTTCATCTTCTTATCCATGGCTTCATTCTCAACAATATACAACCTGCCTCAATGTCATTTCACCATAGGAGCAGAGCCCCTGGAAAGTAACTTCAGCCACTCCTTCTGGCTAGCACTGGCCACAG GTTTCCTCTGTGCTTTGATTGGGATATTGGTGGTACTCATGGACTGTCTGATGCCAGAGAAGATGAAGGAAGTTTTCAGCATAGGTGTGGATGGTTGTGAAGATGAAAACTATGAAGGAGAAAGCTACTTCAACACTAACCTTGTAGAGACAGTAACTCTGGATGGAGTGATTATAAGCAAAGAATCCACAAAAGTTGACAATCAAACA aaacTGTGA